A single region of the Nicotiana sylvestris chromosome 6, ASM39365v2, whole genome shotgun sequence genome encodes:
- the LOC138871756 gene encoding uncharacterized protein yields the protein MAPKLEDPDAFTIPSTIESANFAKALCDLGASINLMPYSVFKTLGIRKPRQTSMRLQMVDRTMKRLLVIVDDTSAMINVEDPLEVVLLNLDINGDEGRVECVNALYGMGSYSCEHMKLSLDLENRKTPPTKPSIEEPLVDAILAMLQKRKKEDQEKTTFTCPYGTFAFSRMPFGLCNAPAIFQLCMMAILTDMVEDILKLFMDDFNVVGDSFDECLKNLDRVLACCEETNLYGVNHKVSTPYHPQATGQAEVSNREVKSILSKMINANRTDWSKKLDDALWAYGTAYKTPIGMSQYCSSLYKDKMMYLHDKYTQGKVFKVGDLVLLFNSRLRLFPGKVKSKWSGPFKVVFVTPFGALNLKNKNGEVFRVMRAA from the exons ATGGctccgaagctagaagatcctgatgctttcaccattcctaGCACCATTGAGAGTGCAaactttgctaaagctctatgtgatttgggggcaagtatcaacttgatgccctactcagttttcaagactttgggtattaggAAACCGAGGcagacttccatgagattgcaaatggtggatagaacgatgaagagactattgg tgatagttgatgatactagtgcaatgatcaatgtggaggaccctctagaggtggtattgttgaatcttgatataAATGgggatgaaggccgagtggagtgtgtgaatgctttatatggaatgggctcttactcttgtGAGCATatgaaactctctttggatcttgaaaataggaagactccaccaacaaagccctcaatcgaggaacctcta gttgatgccatattGGCGATGCTACAAaagcggaagaag gaagatcaggagaaaaccacatTTACTTGTCCATATGGTACCTTTGCTTTTTCTAGGATGCCGTTTGGGTTATGTAATGCACCAGCTATATTTCAGCTGTGTATGATGGCCATactcaccgacatggtggaagatattttgaagttgttcatggatgacttcaaTGTTGTAGgtgactcatttgatgaatgcttgaaaaatcttgatagagtgttggcctgttgtgaagaaaccaatctt tatggtgtcaatcacaaagtttctactccttatcatcctcaggcgacTGGCCAAgctgaagtctcaaacagggaagtcaagagtatattgtcaaagatgatcaatgcaaataggaccgattggtcaaagaaattagatgatgctctatgggcttatgggactgcttacaaaactccgattggtatgtctcagTACTG ttcatccttgtacaaggacaagatgatgtaccttcatgataaatatactCAGGGCAAGgtgttcaaagtgggtgatttggttctcttgttcaattctcggttacgtctgtttccaggAAAggttaagtcgaaatggagtggaccttttaaagtggtgtttgtgactccgtttggtgcacttaacttgaaaaacaaaaatggagaggTCTTCAGAGTTATGCGAGCCGCATAA